Proteins co-encoded in one Pogona vitticeps strain Pit_001003342236 chromosome 9, PviZW2.1, whole genome shotgun sequence genomic window:
- the CD79A gene encoding B-cell antigen receptor complex-associated protein alpha chain isoform X1: MDVTWYWCVFLLGLITGHIDGIQAADANETTSTGDQLSSSDDYGGATEATMSARVVTIEASVAPPPKAESQARVQVSVGSVPPSRIILEGSDTFLECRFSPPEANVTWRRSSSDCNRSCDVTADQHRNILVDRRTGLSKLSFFPAEKNHTGMYYCVVSTENGHKQSCGTYLWVRRARPVTFLNMSETLKNKIITAEGIFLLISAIGPGLFLLFRKRWENERLLQEKKKALEEENLYEGLNPDECSMYEDISRGLQATYQDIGNVKVIDLQLEKPEKP; this comes from the exons ATGGATGTTACTTGGTACTGGTGCGTCTTTCTCCTGGGTCTTATTACAG GTCATATTGATGGGATCCAGGCCGCCGATGCAAATGAAACCACGTCAACAGGAGACCAGCTCAGTTCATCGGATGATTATGGTGGAGCCACAGAAGCCACGATGAGTGCAAGGGTTGTCACCATTGAGGCTTCTGTGGCTCCGCCGCCAAAAGCTGAGAGTCAGGCCCGTGTTCAAGTGTCGGTGGGATCCGTGCCTCCCTCCCGTATCATTTTGGAAGGTTCCGACACCTTTTTGGAGTGCAGGTTCAGCCCACCAGAGGCCAACGTCACCTGGAGGCGATCTTCTTCTGACTGCAACAGAAGCTGTGATGTAACGGCTGACCAGCATCGGAATATTTTAGTGGACCGCAGGACTGGGTTGTCAAAACTCTCGTTCTTTCCAGCGGAAAAGAATCACACCGGCATGTACTATTGCGTTGTGTCTACGGAGAATGGGCACAAGCAGTCCTGTGGCACGTACCTCTGGGTCCGGA GAGCTCGGCCGGTCACCTTTCTGAATATGAGTGAAACTCTCAAAAATAAGATCATCACCGCGGAGGGTATCTTTCTACTGATCTCTGCCATTGGTCCTGGCCTTTTCCTGCTATTTAGG AAGAGATGGGAAAATGAGCGTCTCTTGCAAGAGAAGAAGAAGGCTTTGGAAGAGGAGAACCTTTATGAG GGACTGAATCCAGACGAGTGCTCCATGTATGAGGATATCTCACGAGGGCTGCAAGCTACCTACCAGGACATAGGGAATGTCAAAGTAATTGATCTGCAGCTGGAAAAGCCAGAGAAGCCATGA
- the CD79A gene encoding B-cell antigen receptor complex-associated protein alpha chain isoform X2, protein MDVTWYWCVFLLGLITGHIDGIQAADANETTSTGDQLSSSDDYGGATEATMSARVVTIEASVAPPPKAESQARVQVSVGSVPPSRIILEGSDTFLECRFSPPEANVTWRRSSSDCNRSCDVTADQHRNILVDRRTGLSKLSFFPAEKNHTGMYYCVVSTENGHKQSCGTYLWVRRARPVTFLNMSETLKNKIITAEGIFLLISAIGPGLFLLFRRWENERLLQEKKKALEEENLYEGLNPDECSMYEDISRGLQATYQDIGNVKVIDLQLEKPEKP, encoded by the exons ATGGATGTTACTTGGTACTGGTGCGTCTTTCTCCTGGGTCTTATTACAG GTCATATTGATGGGATCCAGGCCGCCGATGCAAATGAAACCACGTCAACAGGAGACCAGCTCAGTTCATCGGATGATTATGGTGGAGCCACAGAAGCCACGATGAGTGCAAGGGTTGTCACCATTGAGGCTTCTGTGGCTCCGCCGCCAAAAGCTGAGAGTCAGGCCCGTGTTCAAGTGTCGGTGGGATCCGTGCCTCCCTCCCGTATCATTTTGGAAGGTTCCGACACCTTTTTGGAGTGCAGGTTCAGCCCACCAGAGGCCAACGTCACCTGGAGGCGATCTTCTTCTGACTGCAACAGAAGCTGTGATGTAACGGCTGACCAGCATCGGAATATTTTAGTGGACCGCAGGACTGGGTTGTCAAAACTCTCGTTCTTTCCAGCGGAAAAGAATCACACCGGCATGTACTATTGCGTTGTGTCTACGGAGAATGGGCACAAGCAGTCCTGTGGCACGTACCTCTGGGTCCGGA GAGCTCGGCCGGTCACCTTTCTGAATATGAGTGAAACTCTCAAAAATAAGATCATCACCGCGGAGGGTATCTTTCTACTGATCTCTGCCATTGGTCCTGGCCTTTTCCTGCTATTTAGG AGATGGGAAAATGAGCGTCTCTTGCAAGAGAAGAAGAAGGCTTTGGAAGAGGAGAACCTTTATGAG GGACTGAATCCAGACGAGTGCTCCATGTATGAGGATATCTCACGAGGGCTGCAAGCTACCTACCAGGACATAGGGAATGTCAAAGTAATTGATCTGCAGCTGGAAAAGCCAGAGAAGCCATGA